TTATTCGATGAAATCACAGCGTCACTAGACCCAGAGATGGTCCGTGATGTTCTAACCATCATGCGGCAACTTGCTGATCGTCATCAGATGACCATGCTGATTGTGACTCACGAAATTGCCTTTGCCCAACAAATCTCTGATCAAATCCTCTTTTTAGCAGAAGGACAAATTCAAGAACAGACATCAGGGTCTCAATTTTTCACACATCCACAGACTAAGCGAGCCCAAGATTTTTTAGCTAGTATGGATTTTTAATTTAATTGGAGGAATATGTAAATGAAAAAAAACAGTCTTAAAGGTCTATTGACACTACTCGGCTTAGTACTCTTATTAATCGGTGGCTTGGCCGGTTGTGGCAACCAACATCGTTCTAGTACCAGCAATAGTAGTTCCACCGCTAATCGCAATCAAAGTACTGTCGCCAAGATTAAAAAACGAGGTACTCTACGTGTTGCTGTTTTTGGTGACTTACCGCCTTATGGTTGGGTGAACTCCGCTGGTAAACGTGTTGGTTATGACGTCACTTTGGCGCGCCGGCTAGCAAAAGATTTAGGCGTTAACCTAAAATTCGTTCAAGTGAACGCGAACAATCGAGTTGACGCACTAAATGCAAACAAAGTCGACATTGTCTTAGCTAATTTCACTGTTACCAGTGCTCGCAAAAAAGTTGTGGCCTTCGCCAAACCTTACATGAAAGTCTCAGTTGGCGTCATTTCACCTAAGAACAAGCCCATTACGAAAGTCAGTCAACTCGTTGGTCAAAATCTGATTGTCACAAAAGGAACCACTGCTGAAAACTACTTTACTACCAAGCAAACCAACGTTAATTTATTAAAATTCGATTCTAAAACCCAACAATTCAATGCCTTAAAAAACAAGCGTGGGATTGCCTTAGCAGATGATAATTCTTATCTCTATGCTTGGGTCAAAAACAACCCTAAATATACCGTTGGTATTAAGAGTATTGGTCCAAAACAATATATTTCGCCTGCTGTAAAAAAAGGAAATCATTCACTTTTAAAATGGACGAATCATGAAATTACGACATTAACTCAGGCAGGTTTCTTTAAGACTGATTACACCCAACAACTCCAGCCTTACTTTGGTAAAGAAGTTAAAGCTAGTGACATTATTATCAATTAGTTTTTAAAAAACATTAAGAGTGGGAGAGAATCCCTAAGCTTAGATGAAACGTCTAGGCTTAGGGATTCTTTTTAAAATGATCAATAGCTATAAAATTCAGCAGTACCGTCAAGAACCGCCTGATCCTATCTTTTATGTCAGCTTCGCTAACCATAATTGTCGCAACCTGCTATAGTAGACATAATAAAACTTACTTTGGAGGTTATCACATGGCAAATCGTTACTTGCATAACGTTCAGGGCCTTTTTGATACGATTGCCCCAAACTATGATCGGATGAACACTATTATCAGCTTAGGCACTCATCGCCATTGGCGTAAACAAACCATGGCACAGATTAAACTCGCACCATCAGCTGAGGTGTTGGATCTCTGCTGTGGCACCGGTGACTGGACCATTGCACTTGCCCAGCAATTAGCTTCGACTGGTGAAGTTATTGGTTTTGATTTTTCAGCACCAATGCTTCAACTCGCCCAACAAAAAGTTAATCAGGCCAACGTCGCTGACCGTGTTTGGTTACGGCGGGGCAATGCCATGCGGCTACCCTTTAAAGCCAATACCTTTGACCTCGTTACCATCGGCTTTGGCTTGCGCAACTTACCGGATAAGCGTCAAGCATTAGCTGAAATTTATCGTGTCTTAAAGCCTGGGGGTCAGCTAGTCTGCTTAGAAACATCACAACCAGATCAACCACTAATCCGGCCTATTTGGCAATGGTATTTTACTAAAGTCGTCCCGTTGTTTGGTCGCCTATTTGCTCATCAATATCAAGAATATTCATACCTCCAAGAGACCACCCGCCACTTTTGGAGCTATCGACAATTAGTCACTCATTTCGAACAGACGGGTTTTACAAATGTTCATTATCAACGCTTCAACTTCGGTGCGGCCGCCGCTCACTTCGGCTTCAAACCTGATTTGGCGGTGACTCATGACTAATTTAACTGCACTTAATCAATGTTTGACTTGGCTCACGCAGCCCGCACCACCAGTCAGTCCAATTGATGGCCTGATTCTATGCGGCAACAGCCTCCCATTAACAACGCAACTAGCCGCTCAATTAGCACTCAAGCACCACTTATCAACTATGATTATCACTGGTGGTATCGGTCACGCCACCAGGTATCTACGCCAGAATTTACAACAGACTAACGATGATAGTGAAGCCAAAATCATGGCAGCTAGCGTCCGCAACGCTGGCTATCAAGGTGACTTACGCCTTGACCCCACCTCGACGAATACCGGTGAGAATGCTCAGCACACCTTAACTCTAGTCCCAGCTCATTGGCATGACGTCCTACTGGTGCAAGATCCCTTATTGGCCCGCCGAACACAGCTCACTTTCGAATCAGTCTGGGGGCCGAGGTATCACTTTGCGCGCGTCATACCTAAACAGTTACAGCTCACTGCACTAACGCCAACACTTAAATTTAGCGGCGCTCCCGAATACGACGCAGCCTGGTCACCCGCCTACTTCACTGAATTATTATTAGGTGAAGTGCAACGACTCTGGGATACCCCCACCGGTTACGGTCCGAAAGGTCAACGCTTCATTCCGCATGTTGACCTCCCACAATCGGTATTAACGGCCTATCAATCTTTAATTGCGACGACATTACAGCGACACCGTTAAAATTTAAACTTACCCAACGAATTTGACCCTAAATTCGTTTTTTTGATGTCGAAAAAAATAACTAGCTACTTTTTACGAATTTAACTGATATAACACAGCTAAAATAACTTGCCATTCAAGGTAGTATTTTCAGTGACATTTCAATCTAAACAAAAAAACTAACCCCAAATCAGCCGAAATAACCGGCTAAAGATTGCGCTAGTTAACCATTCTGCTAAGCTAACAGATAGCCATTTGTCCAAGGAGGACGCCATGAAAACTCGAAACTCAGCCTTTGAATTACTAAGAATTATTGCCATGTATCTGATTGTACTTTATCATGCTACTTTTTGGGGGCCATTAAATACGATTACTGAACTATCGGTTAACCGTGGCTTCACACAATTATTTGCCGTTGGTGGTAAATTAGGCGTGAACTTATTCGTCATGATTAGCGGTTACTTTTTAATTCAGTCTCACGTTACCCCTAAAAAATTAATTCCAATGTGGAAACAAGTATTTACCTATTCAGCGGGCTTTTTTGTTCTTTTTTTAATCATTAACCATGGCCATTTTCAATTCATGGCTTTATTACGTGGGCTACTGCCCGTCATTTTCAATGAATACTGGTTTGTAACTACCTATATCATGTTATATCTATTAGCGCCTTATCTAAACCAATTAATTAAGTCATTATCCCGTGTAGCCTTACTCAAGCTGGTCGCCCTACTGACTGGCTTAACGTCCATTCTGCCCAGTATTTTTCAAAATCAAACCGCCGTTAGCGAATTGGGCTGGTTTATTTTATTGTACGTCATTGCAGCGTACTTACGACTCTATGGGATCCCCACTAGCCTAGCCAGCAACCAGCGCTCTTGGCTATTCTTAGGTGGGAGTGCCTTTATCCTCGCCGGGTCCATCTTAACCATGGACTTATTAGGCCGACGCTGGCCTGTTTTCCAAGGGAAAGAACTCCACTTTGCAGGACAAGAATCCATTTTGTTACTTTTGCTCGCAATCGCCATTTTCATCCGCTTTATGCAACTCAAACCATTTAGCAATTCACTGATTAATCGCTTAGCTACCCTAACTTTTGGGGTCTATTTGATTCACGATAATGAATTTATTCGGCCACTACTTTGGCAACATTGGGTCCCAGAAAAGACCTTCTATGCCAGTGCGTTTTATCCATTACATCTATTGCTCAGCGTTTTAGCTATCTATCTTGTTGCTTCGGTCCTTGAGTTTGGCCGGCAAAGGCTATCAACTCTTTGGTTACACACCAAACAGCATAGGGTATAACTGCTGCAAGGCTTGCGCCAAGTATTGCCCCGCCACTCGTGACCCCGCTCGGTCCAAGTGTACATAATCAGTCGTTGTTGGCGCCCAATCAGCGGTTTCAATCAACTTGATTGCCGGAAAAGTCGCAACCACAGTACGAATGATTCGGTCAAAAGCTTGATTGAATGGCACTAACACCGCAATTTGACTCATCGGATATAACTGTTGGACCTGTTGGAGAAATTGGCGATAACTCAACGTAAACTCAGCCGCTGAAGACCGACGATCATTGGTCCCAACATTGATAACCACCACCGCCGTGGGTTCCGGTTGCCAAGACGTTGTTGCGTTAATCGCAGTCAAGACTTGTGGTAACGGCGGCACACCACCAGTACCAGGACGTTTTAGTCCAGCGGCACTATAAGCAATCCGAACGTTTCGAGCATTCAATACATCACTGGCAAGCACCGCATAGTTAGCTTCCGCCCGATAATCAACGGCAGGCCGGTTGCCAGCAACC
This region of Lactobacillus sp. CBA3605 genomic DNA includes:
- a CDS encoding transporter substrate-binding domain-containing protein, with translation MKKNSLKGLLTLLGLVLLLIGGLAGCGNQHRSSTSNSSSTANRNQSTVAKIKKRGTLRVAVFGDLPPYGWVNSAGKRVGYDVTLARRLAKDLGVNLKFVQVNANNRVDALNANKVDIVLANFTVTSARKKVVAFAKPYMKVSVGVISPKNKPITKVSQLVGQNLIVTKGTTAENYFTTKQTNVNLLKFDSKTQQFNALKNKRGIALADDNSYLYAWVKNNPKYTVGIKSIGPKQYISPAVKKGNHSLLKWTNHEITTLTQAGFFKTDYTQQLQPYFGKEVKASDIIIN
- a CDS encoding demethylmenaquinone methyltransferase is translated as MANRYLHNVQGLFDTIAPNYDRMNTIISLGTHRHWRKQTMAQIKLAPSAEVLDLCCGTGDWTIALAQQLASTGEVIGFDFSAPMLQLAQQKVNQANVADRVWLRRGNAMRLPFKANTFDLVTIGFGLRNLPDKRQALAEIYRVLKPGGQLVCLETSQPDQPLIRPIWQWYFTKVVPLFGRLFAHQYQEYSYLQETTRHFWSYRQLVTHFEQTGFTNVHYQRFNFGAAAAHFGFKPDLAVTHD
- a CDS encoding YdcF family protein, coding for MTNLTALNQCLTWLTQPAPPVSPIDGLILCGNSLPLTTQLAAQLALKHHLSTMIITGGIGHATRYLRQNLQQTNDDSEAKIMAASVRNAGYQGDLRLDPTSTNTGENAQHTLTLVPAHWHDVLLVQDPLLARRTQLTFESVWGPRYHFARVIPKQLQLTALTPTLKFSGAPEYDAAWSPAYFTELLLGEVQRLWDTPTGYGPKGQRFIPHVDLPQSVLTAYQSLIATTLQRHR
- a CDS encoding acyltransferase; its protein translation is MKTRNSAFELLRIIAMYLIVLYHATFWGPLNTITELSVNRGFTQLFAVGGKLGVNLFVMISGYFLIQSHVTPKKLIPMWKQVFTYSAGFFVLFLIINHGHFQFMALLRGLLPVIFNEYWFVTTYIMLYLLAPYLNQLIKSLSRVALLKLVALLTGLTSILPSIFQNQTAVSELGWFILLYVIAAYLRLYGIPTSLASNQRSWLFLGGSAFILAGSILTMDLLGRRWPVFQGKELHFAGQESILLLLLAIAIFIRFMQLKPFSNSLINRLATLTFGVYLIHDNEFIRPLLWQHWVPEKTFYASAFYPLHLLLSVLAIYLVASVLEFGRQRLSTLWLHTKQHRV
- a CDS encoding GDSL-type esterase/lipase family protein, which encodes MRVQVTIPNNPVMTAYFQGRWAVKTIQNQTVMYSTNLGSEVWFKVTQAQLVTIKMLPLAVAEASWMALQIDGLPYQRIAISTLPYRLTLDGRSHVIRLVMSGNTDADPVWQGDSGFAVVGLESDGQLQAVKPGQHGITFIGDSITAGCWVAGNRPAVDYRAEANYAVLASDVLNARNVRIAYSAAGLKRPGTGGVPPLPQVLTAINATTSWQPEPTAVVVINVGTNDRRSSAAEFTLSYRQFLQQVQQLYPMSQIAVLVPFNQAFDRIIRTVVATFPAIKLIETADWAPTTTDYVHLDRAGSRVAGQYLAQALQQLYPMLFGV